A genomic segment from Panulirus ornatus isolate Po-2019 chromosome 20, ASM3632096v1, whole genome shotgun sequence encodes:
- the LOC139756068 gene encoding prolactin-releasing peptide receptor-like: MTMNNSAAELGPVFEPVLGSSSAAAETVGDILNDTWSVAHLLDQENTTLVDNLTTVAWENTSVYGYNILTYPTTQAIFYIEYMTIFLLGVFGNCLVCYVVFRNKHMQNVTNYFITNLALADILLCVLAVPFTPLYTFMGEWMFGRILCHLVTMAQGTSVYVSTLTLMSIAIDRFFVIIYPFRPRLRLSICYLIIISIWLFSISATLPYALYVSQVEYQERSYCEELWPSESIRQVFSGFTAIMQFVVPFIIILYCYVKISIRMNERVRAKPGTKSSRKEEADRERKRRTNRMLIAMVTIFGTSWLPVNVVHLVGDYYAPASAWSYYNLCFFITHVVAMSSTCYNPFLYAWLNENFRKEFQLVLPCFQQTPSTDRVGQWRSERTCNGNDTQQETLLQPGPGGSGGGSVRSINPQMSTAHDSPTKMTSPTTVETHPMTTFIEVPTHTNGSTPDQAVQPLVNGEASEYV; encoded by the coding sequence ATGACCATGAACAACTCAGCCGCGGAACTGGGTCCGGTGTTCGAGCCTGTCCTGGGCAGCAGCTCGGCGGCTGCCGAGACCGTGGGAGATATCCTCAACGACACGTGGTCCGTCGCTCACCTGCTTGACCAGGAGAACACCACGTTGGTCGACAACCTCACCACCGTCGCCTGGGAAAACACCTCGGTGTACGGGTACAACATCCTGACCTATCCAACCACCCAGGCCATATTTTACATCGAATATATGACGATCTTCCTGCTCGGCGTCTTTGGGAACTGCCTCGTGTGCTATGTCGTGTTTCGCAACAAACATATGCAGAACGTGACCAACTACTTCATCACCAACCTGGCGCTGGCAGACATCTTGCTATGTGTCCTCGCTGTTCCCTTCACTCCACTCTACACCTTCATGGGCGAGTGGATGTTTGGGAGAATACTGTGTCATCTGGTCACTATGGCCCAAGGCACTAGCGTGTACGTCTCGACGCTCACCCTCATGTCCATTGCTATTGACAGATTCTTCGTGATAATATATCCATTTCGGCCACGCCTCCGTCTCTCAATCTGCTACCTGATCATCATCAGCATCTGGCTCTTTTCCATCTCGGCGACGCTGCCCTACGCACTCTACGTCAGCCAAGTGGAATATCAAGAGCGATCCTACTGCGAGGAACTCTGGCCCTCAGAGTCCATCAGGCAGGTGTTCAGTGGGTTCACCGCTATCATGCAGTTCGTCGtgcccttcatcatcatcctctacTGCTACGTCAAGATCTCTATTCGCATGAATGAGCGAGTCAGAGCCAAACCAGGCACCAAGAGCTCGAGGAAGGAGGAAGCCGATCGAGAGCGAAAGCGTCGGACGAACCGGATGCTAATAGCGATGGTGACAATCTTCGGCACGTCATGGCTGCCCGTGAACGTTGTGCACCTCGTCGGGGACTACTACGCACCGGCGAGCGCGTGGAGTTACTACAACCTGTGCTTCTTCATCACCCACGTGGTGGcgatgtcttccacatgctataaCCCTTTCCTCTATGCCTGGCTCAACGAAAACTTCCGCAAGGAATTCCAGCTGGTCCTACCTTGCTTCCAACAGACGCCTTCCACAGACCGCGTCGGTCAGTGGCGTTCGGAGAGAACCTGCAACGGGAACGACACCCAACAGGAAACCCTCCTTCAGCCAGGGCCCGGCGGCAGCGGCGGGGGCTCTGTGAGGTCTATCAACCCCCAGATGTCAACCGCCCATGATAGCCCGACCAAGATGACGTCTCCGACCACCGTGGAGACCCACCCGATGACTACGTTCATCGAGGTTCCGACGCACACCAACGGCAGCACACCTGACCAGGCTGTCCAGCCTCTGGTCAACGGCGAGGCGTCAGAGTATGTGTGA